In a single window of the Elaeis guineensis isolate ETL-2024a chromosome 8, EG11, whole genome shotgun sequence genome:
- the LOC105049809 gene encoding fructokinase-2 — translation MAFDHANGSEEAPLVVSFGEMLIDFVPDVAGVSLAESGGFVKAPGGAPANVAVAITKLGGRSAFVGKVGDDEFGYMLVDILKKNGVNTEGCLFDPHARTALAFVTLKSNGEREFMFYRNPSADMLLTEQELNLSLIRDCKIFHYGSISLISEPCRSAHLAAMRAAKEAGVLLSYDPNVRLPLWPSQEAARDGIMSIWKEADFIKVSDDEVAFLTQGDPANEDVIMKLWFDGLKLLIVTDGEKGCRYFTKNFKGKVPGFSVKTVDTTGAGDAFVGSLLVSIAKDNSLFHNEEKLKEALRFSNACGAICTTKKGAIPALPDTSMAKELITKGK, via the exons ATGGCGTTCGATCACGCGAACGGATCGGAGGAGGCGCCGCTGGTGGTGTCGTTTGGTGAGATGCTGATCGACTTCGTCCCAGACGTTGCCGGGGTCTCGCTGGCCGAATCCGGCGGGTTCGTCAAGGCACCGGGCGGCGCTCCGGCCAACGTCGCAGTCGCCATTACCAAGCTCGGCGGCCGCTCCGCCTTCGTCGGCAAG GTTGGTGATGACGAGTTTGGATATATGCTAGTTGACATACTGAAGAAGAACGGGGTGAACACTGAAGGTTGTCTCTTTGACCCCCATGCCCGCACTGCCCTTGCCTTCGTGACTTTGAAAAGTAATGGTGAGCGGGAGTTTATGTTCTACCGCAACCCAAGTGCAGACATGCTCCTCACCGAGCAGGAGCTCAACCTTTCCCTCATCCGTGATTGCAAGATCTTCCATTATGGCTCCATTAGTCTCATATCTGAGCCTTGTCGATCCGCCCACCTTGCTGCCATGCGTGCTGCCAAGGAGGCGGGTGTCCTCTTATCCTATGACCCCAACGTGCGGCTCCCCCTGTGGCCATCTCAGGAAGCAGCTCGCGATGGCATCATGAGCATCTGGAAGGAGGCTGACTTCATCAAG GTTAGCGATGATGAGGTTGCTTTCCTGACACAAGGAGATCCAGCAAATGAGGATGTTATTATGAAACTGTGGTTTGATGGGTTGAAGCTGCTTATTGTCACAGACGGAGAGAAGGGGTGCAGATACTTCACAAAG AATTTCAAAGGAAAGGTACCTGGGTTTTCAGTGAAAACTGTGGATACAACAGGCGCTGGCGATGCTTTTGTTGGTTCCCTTTTGGTTTCCATCGCCAAAGACAATTCCCTGTTCCAT AATGAAGAAAAGCTGAAGGAGGCGCTTAGATTTTCCAACGCTTGCGGAGCAATCTGCACCACCAAGAAAGGAGCAATTCCGGCCCTCCCAGACACATCCATGGCTAAGGAACTCATCACAAAGGGGAAATAG